A single region of the Gemella sp. zg-570 genome encodes:
- the tsaD gene encoding tRNA (adenosine(37)-N6)-threonylcarbamoyltransferase complex transferase subunit TsaD: protein MEMDINILAIETSCDETSVAVVRNGREVLSNIVSSQISTHKQYGGVVPEIASRQHIEVIIQVISQSLEDAKISLDKIDAICVTQGPGLIGSLLVGVNVAKTLSYTLDKPLIAAHHIAGHIYVNNIENNIIYPSLALVVSGGHTELVLLKDELEFEIIGNTQDDAVGEAYDKVARQLELEYPGGPKVDKLSKLGKDTYNLPRAMIDSDDYNFSFSGMKSAVINIIHNAKQRGENIIKEDLAKSFQTAVIDILESKTKKAIKNFNIRQLILAGGVAGNSDLRESMKNLASNFVIEILIPSMEYCSDNAAMMGAVGYYYYKNNIFANPLLLNAKSTLNLEDIKNNQY, encoded by the coding sequence TTGGAAATGGATATTAATATTTTAGCGATTGAAACTAGTTGTGATGAAACCAGTGTCGCTGTTGTAAGAAATGGCAGAGAAGTTTTATCAAATATTGTTAGTAGTCAAATAAGCACGCATAAACAATATGGTGGTGTAGTTCCAGAAATAGCTAGTAGGCAACATATAGAAGTAATAATACAAGTTATTAGCCAAAGTTTAGAAGATGCGAAAATAAGTCTTGATAAAATAGATGCTATTTGTGTAACTCAAGGTCCAGGATTAATAGGTTCACTTTTAGTAGGAGTTAATGTAGCAAAAACTTTAAGTTATACTTTAGACAAACCACTTATAGCCGCTCATCACATAGCAGGGCATATTTATGTCAATAACATAGAAAATAATATTATTTATCCTTCTCTTGCTTTAGTAGTCAGTGGGGGGCATACAGAATTAGTCTTACTAAAAGATGAATTAGAATTTGAAATTATAGGTAATACACAAGATGATGCAGTAGGAGAAGCCTACGATAAGGTTGCTCGCCAGCTAGAATTAGAATATCCGGGTGGACCTAAAGTAGACAAATTATCAAAATTAGGAAAAGATACTTATAATTTACCTAGAGCAATGATTGATAGTGATGACTATAATTTTAGTTTTTCTGGTATGAAATCGGCAGTAATAAATATTATTCATAATGCAAAACAAAGGGGAGAAAATATAATTAAAGAAGACTTAGCTAAAAGTTTTCAAACAGCAGTGATTGATATCTTAGAAAGTAAAACCAAAAAAGCTATTAAAAATTTTAATATAAGGCAATTAATACTTGCTGGCGGTGTAGCAGGAAATAGTGATTTAAGAGAAAGTATGAAAAATTTAGCTAGTAATTTTGTAATAGAAATTTTAATACCTAGTATGGAATATTGTAGCGATAATGCGGCTATGATGGGGGCAGTAGGTTACTATTATTACAAAAATAATATTTTTGCAAATCCCTTATTACTCAATGCAAAATCAACTCTTAATTTAGAGGATATAAAAAATAATCAATATTAA
- the rimI gene encoding ribosomal protein S18-alanine N-acetyltransferase — MIKINKVGVENLDRLLEIDSQNFDDPWSREMFKKELEHENSEYYGLFNDDEILGFCGGWYAVDEYQINKIVIDKPHQDKKLGQLFLIYIMQLYATKNAKKATIEVRESNAKAIKVYTRAGFDIIGRRENYYQNNRENAYIMIREFGNGY, encoded by the coding sequence ATGATAAAAATAAATAAAGTAGGCGTAGAAAATTTAGATAGACTTTTAGAAATTGATAGTCAAAATTTTGATGACCCTTGGTCAAGAGAAATGTTTAAAAAAGAATTAGAACATGAAAATTCTGAATATTACGGACTTTTTAATGATGATGAAATTTTAGGATTTTGTGGTGGCTGGTATGCTGTAGATGAATATCAAATAAACAAAATAGTCATAGACAAACCACATCAAGATAAAAAATTAGGGCAATTATTTTTAATTTATATCATGCAATTATATGCAACTAAAAATGCTAAAAAAGCAACAATAGAAGTTAGAGAAAGTAATGCTAAGGCGATAAAAGTTTATACGAGGGCAGGATTTGATATTATCGGAAGGCGAGAAAATTATTATCAAAATAATAGAGAAAATGCTTATATAATGATAAGGGAATTTGGAAATGGATATTAA
- the tsaB gene encoding tRNA (adenosine(37)-N6)-threonylcarbamoyltransferase complex dimerization subunit type 1 TsaB, with the protein MVSLILDASNGHLSIACFRNDTLISEYNIECKRNLSEIILLEIDNVIKKSGFTKNDLTEIIATRGPGSYTALRVVLSVAKSLSFALNIPIKTLSTLRLQSVVNESYNKVVVPLIDGRRGNVYAVAYLDGKEILEENYYSIEFIFDFVNNLNREIIFVGSDVNKFDYSKLNVDYILKDKHTLAKNYIYVKDYVLATDYYNALPSYLRLTEAERNLINDKNK; encoded by the coding sequence ATGGTTAGCTTAATATTAGATGCTTCTAATGGTCATCTATCTATTGCTTGTTTTAGGAATGATACTTTGATTTCTGAATATAATATTGAATGCAAAAGAAACTTATCTGAAATTATTTTATTAGAAATAGATAATGTGATAAAAAAATCAGGTTTTACAAAAAATGATTTAACAGAAATAATAGCAACAAGAGGTCCGGGTTCTTACACAGCTCTAAGAGTTGTTTTATCTGTTGCTAAAAGTTTATCTTTTGCCCTTAACATACCAATAAAAACCTTATCTACACTAAGATTACAAAGTGTAGTAAATGAAAGTTACAACAAAGTTGTTGTGCCTTTAATTGATGGTAGAAGAGGTAACGTTTATGCGGTAGCATATTTAGATGGCAAAGAAATTTTAGAAGAAAATTACTATTCTATTGAGTTTATATTTGATTTTGTAAATAACTTAAATAGGGAAATTATTTTTGTTGGTAGTGATGTAAATAAGTTTGATTATTCTAAACTGAATGTAGATTATATTTTAAAAGATAAGCATACACTTGCTAAAAATTATATTTATGTAAAAGATTATGTACTAGCGACAGATTATTATAATGCCTTACCAAGTTATTTACGACTAACAGAGGCAGAAAGGAATTTAATTAATGATAAAAATAAATAA
- the tsaE gene encoding tRNA (adenosine(37)-N6)-threonylcarbamoyltransferase complex ATPase subunit type 1 TsaE gives MTKIILKNMEDTEKLARILAKETDEKLLLTLSGDLATGKTTFTKYFAKHLGIKDTVNSPTFNILKEYTTDKINFYHIDAYRLENSEEDLGFEEIFYENNICVIEWAEFIEDFLPRERLSIKIQFNNDLREVTIFSKGEYYEKLERNLIEQWLA, from the coding sequence ATGACTAAGATAATTTTAAAAAATATGGAAGATACAGAAAAACTTGCAAGAATTTTGGCAAAAGAAACTGATGAAAAATTATTGCTAACACTTAGTGGAGATTTGGCTACCGGGAAAACAACTTTTACAAAATATTTTGCAAAACATCTGGGGATAAAAGATACAGTTAATTCTCCAACATTCAATATTCTTAAAGAATATACTACCGATAAAATTAATTTTTATCATATAGATGCTTATAGATTAGAAAATAGTGAAGAAGATTTAGGTTTTGAAGAAATTTTTTATGAAAATAATATTTGTGTTATTGAATGGGCAGAATTTATAGAAGATTTTTTACCTAGGGAAAGACTGAGTATAAAAATTCAATTTAATAATGACCTAAGAGAAGTTACAATTTTTTCTAAGGGTGAGTATTATGAAAAATTAGAAAGGAATTTAATTGAACAATGGTTAGCTTAA
- a CDS encoding thermonuclease family protein, producing MNKKLYAILSLIFTIALVFTFYIFKNPDVVNIDKVKPGNINGINVKGDTTRYEVKFIKKVDGDTIKVKFNGQDLTVRYLNIDTPETVKKNTPVQEYGPEASEYNGKILANAKKVELEFDVKQKLDKYGRALAYVYADGKLVQEELLKEGLAEIKYVYEPDTRYLDILKKAQNQAKSNKKNLWSK from the coding sequence ATGAATAAAAAATTATACGCTATATTATCACTTATTTTTACGATAGCTTTAGTTTTCACTTTTTATATTTTTAAAAATCCAGATGTAGTTAATATTGACAAAGTAAAGCCAGGAAACATAAATGGAATAAATGTAAAGGGAGATACTACAAGATATGAGGTTAAATTTATTAAAAAAGTAGACGGCGATACTATAAAAGTTAAGTTTAATGGACAAGATTTGACAGTAAGATACTTAAATATAGATACACCCGAAACAGTTAAAAAAAATACTCCTGTCCAAGAATATGGTCCAGAAGCAAGTGAATATAACGGAAAAATTTTAGCAAATGCAAAAAAAGTAGAACTAGAATTTGATGTCAAACAAAAATTAGATAAATATGGTAGAGCCTTAGCCTATGTTTATGCAGACGGTAAACTTGTGCAAGAAGAATTGTTAAAAGAAGGATTGGCAGAAATAAAATATGTTTATGAACCTGACACTAGATATCTTGATATTTTGAAAAAAGCACAAAATCAAGCCAAGAGTAATAAAAAAAATCTTTGGAGCAAATAA
- a CDS encoding DUF2929 family protein, with protein sequence MKFLISLFWGFIFAFIAIFIVSSILGSNGVSQGLTIQNCAILALVFAIGAAGLDSLIKVNKK encoded by the coding sequence GTGAAATTTTTAATTTCTTTATTCTGGGGATTTATATTCGCATTTATAGCTATATTTATAGTTTCATCTATCCTTGGTAGCAACGGAGTAAGTCAAGGTTTAACTATACAAAACTGTGCTATACTTGCTCTTGTTTTTGCAATAGGAGCTGCTGGTTTAGATAGTTTAATAAAGGTGAATAAAAAATAA
- a CDS encoding 8-oxo-dGTP diphosphatase, translating to MKNTLGAMCYIDNGDEFLMLTRNKKENDVHEGLTISVGGKIENGESPEECIIREVKEETNLDITNPTLRGIITFPDFEQGVNWYTYVFTAEKYSGQMTKNCDEGDLIWIKKEDIKNRKINTWEGDYIFLDWLIDKKSFFSAKFVYKNKKLIEHSVNFY from the coding sequence ATGAAAAATACTTTAGGGGCTATGTGCTATATAGATAATGGCGATGAATTTTTAATGCTGACAAGAAATAAAAAAGAAAATGATGTTCATGAGGGGTTAACCATAAGTGTAGGTGGTAAAATAGAAAATGGCGAAAGTCCAGAAGAATGTATTATTCGTGAAGTAAAAGAAGAAACAAATTTAGATATAACAAATCCGACACTAAGAGGAATAATAACTTTTCCTGATTTTGAACAAGGTGTTAATTGGTATACCTATGTCTTTACAGCAGAAAAATATTCTGGTCAAATGACAAAAAATTGTGATGAGGGAGATTTGATTTGGATAAAAAAAGAAGATATAAAAAATAGAAAAATTAATACTTGGGAAGGAGATTATATTTTTTTAGACTGGTTGATAGATAAAAAATCTTTCTTTTCAGCAAAGTTTGTATATAAAAACAAAAAATTAATTGAACACAGTGTGAATTTTTATTAG
- a CDS encoding thioesterase family protein, producing MNINEKLTKEFIVDISHSAKNIGSGDLDVLSTPMLVAYIEETCKDLLNKYLEKDLGSVGSNININHLAPSKISSTIIVEATIKEIKKEKIITFFALAYEKINDDKKKIADCSHTRVIINNKKFLEKL from the coding sequence ATGAACATAAATGAAAAATTAACAAAAGAATTTATAGTAGATATAAGTCATAGTGCCAAAAATATTGGAAGTGGAGATTTAGATGTTCTCTCTACTCCTATGTTAGTCGCCTACATAGAAGAAACTTGCAAGGACTTATTAAATAAATATTTAGAAAAAGATTTGGGTTCTGTCGGTAGTAATATTAATATAAATCACCTAGCACCATCAAAAATTTCTTCAACAATTATAGTAGAAGCTACTATTAAAGAAATAAAAAAAGAAAAAATAATAACTTTCTTCGCTTTAGCTTACGAAAAAATAAATGATGACAAGAAAAAAATAGCGGACTGTTCTCACACTAGGGTTATAATAAATAATAAAAAATTCCTAGAAAAATTATAA
- a CDS encoding S9 family peptidase, whose amino-acid sequence MNFIKNESLFDLNNVGNPVLLDKYIFYTQTTTKEATNTYETKLFRIDINTKAITEWGNGGSVYTNLELSPNKDKILFLSNNTKDKKNQLFSMSLSGGMAKQLTFEKEGISNYIFKEDKVYYHTSSKQEEKENKSEDKNNFPKENVIDKVMYKADGVGLLASNLKYQFKKLELGKSEDEVLIEKNENFTINYISKCDTFALMSMSKNIFDEWQYGNLILKYDFNTKKESKLFDTEDNFYFVNTNPKENKILFILNDFSYKFVTQNNLVVYDLETKKLTNITEKLDIEIGDLIVADFQQSISGVNFEWLNDDEFIFSSTEKGKILLYTANVNGQIKNILNKEIHITGSSFCDNKIAITYSTLNYPSGLALFDIAREEFTDIYNPNEKFLKGTKLAKIDRFWFKAHDDLYIQGWYVNPLAVKENNPAILYVHGGPQVCYGESFFHEMQVLASKGYGVIMLNPRGGGSYGQKFVSAILGDYGNNDFKDLMTGLEYVLEKYSSIDRSRVYLAGGSYGGFMTNWIVGHSNIFKAAVAQRSISNWISFYGTSDIGAFFVEYQLERNLNNMEKLWAMSPLAYAKNVKTPLLLLHGDDDLRCPKEQAEQMYIALKRNNIKTKLIIFPQSSHGLSREGLPNLRIARLKAIQDWFEEN is encoded by the coding sequence ATGAATTTTATAAAGAATGAAAGTTTATTTGATTTAAATAATGTAGGAAATCCTGTCTTGCTAGATAAATATATTTTTTATACTCAAACAACTACAAAAGAAGCAACAAATACTTACGAAACAAAATTATTTAGAATAGATATTAATACTAAAGCAATTACAGAATGGGGTAATGGGGGAAGTGTTTACACTAACTTAGAATTGTCGCCCAATAAGGATAAAATTTTATTTTTATCAAATAATACTAAAGATAAAAAAAATCAACTATTTTCAATGAGTTTGTCAGGTGGAATGGCAAAACAATTAACTTTTGAAAAAGAAGGAATAAGTAATTATATATTCAAAGAAGACAAAGTTTACTATCACACTTCTTCAAAACAAGAAGAAAAAGAAAATAAGTCAGAAGATAAAAATAATTTTCCAAAAGAAAATGTAATAGACAAGGTAATGTATAAGGCAGACGGAGTAGGTCTATTAGCTAGTAATTTGAAATATCAGTTTAAAAAATTAGAATTAGGTAAGTCTGAAGATGAAGTATTAATAGAAAAAAATGAAAATTTTACTATAAACTACATTTCAAAATGCGATACTTTTGCCCTTATGTCGATGTCAAAAAATATTTTTGATGAATGGCAGTACGGAAATTTAATATTAAAATATGATTTTAATACAAAAAAAGAAAGTAAATTATTTGATACAGAAGATAATTTTTATTTTGTTAATACTAATCCCAAAGAAAATAAAATTCTTTTTATATTGAACGATTTTTCTTATAAATTTGTAACACAAAATAATTTAGTCGTTTACGATTTAGAAACTAAAAAATTAACAAACATTACAGAAAAATTGGATATTGAAATAGGAGATCTCATAGTAGCTGATTTTCAACAAAGTATAAGTGGCGTTAATTTTGAGTGGCTTAATGATGATGAATTTATTTTTTCATCAACAGAAAAAGGAAAAATACTTTTATACACAGCTAACGTAAATGGTCAGATAAAAAATATATTAAATAAAGAAATTCATATCACAGGAAGTAGTTTTTGTGATAACAAAATAGCTATTACTTATTCTACTTTAAATTATCCGAGTGGTTTAGCCTTATTTGATATTGCAAGGGAAGAATTTACAGATATTTATAATCCTAACGAAAAATTTTTAAAAGGAACTAAACTTGCAAAAATTGACAGATTTTGGTTTAAAGCTCATGACGATTTATATATTCAAGGTTGGTATGTAAATCCTCTTGCTGTAAAAGAAAATAATCCTGCAATTCTTTATGTTCATGGAGGACCGCAAGTATGTTACGGCGAAAGTTTTTTTCATGAAATGCAGGTTTTAGCATCAAAGGGTTATGGTGTTATTATGTTAAATCCTAGAGGTGGAGGAAGTTACGGACAAAAATTTGTTTCAGCAATCTTGGGTGATTATGGTAATAATGATTTTAAAGATTTAATGACAGGTTTAGAATATGTTTTAGAAAAGTATTCAAGCATTGATAGAAGTAGAGTGTATCTTGCTGGAGGAAGTTACGGAGGGTTTATGACTAACTGGATAGTAGGTCATAGTAATATTTTTAAAGCGGCAGTAGCACAACGTAGCATATCGAACTGGATAAGTTTTTATGGAACAAGTGATATAGGAGCATTTTTTGTTGAATATCAACTAGAAAGAAACTTAAATAATATGGAAAAATTGTGGGCTATGTCGCCACTAGCTTATGCAAAAAATGTCAAAACTCCTCTGTTGTTATTGCATGGAGATGATGATTTACGCTGTCCTAAGGAACAAGCAGAACAAATGTATATAGCTTTAAAAAGAAATAATATTAAAACAAAATTAATAATTTTTCCGCAGTCAAGTCATGGACTTTCAAGAGAGGGACTGCCTAATTTAAGAATTGCAAGATTAAAAGCTATTCAAGATTGGTTTGAAGAAAATTAA
- a CDS encoding pyridoxal phosphate-dependent aminotransferase, translating to MKLKKSLENTFSKALDIIKSSPLREFDAYASQREGVIKLTLGEPDFDTADVIKKAIQTSLDNNRTHYSLNAGVLELRQAVAEMMKEKYNVDYTADEVIITVGASAAIEHTISALTNPGDTVLVTTPYFTFYDGCSYLNNCNVGYIDTLETDFKLTPELFEENYKKYENVKAIVLNYPNNPSGVSYTKEELLELANTFRKYDIFIISDEIYADISYNYKHTSLTEIIPEQTILITGLSKSHAMTGWRVGFIVAPQKAIQKIVVYHLFTVSGIPTFIQDAAVVALKDKESKEYTEKMIKTYTERQKYLVPELEKLGFKISGIDGAFYVFARIPKKYRTMKTMEFCKFLVKEARVGLIPGTAFGESYDEYVRISYATSIENLKEAVKRISQVL from the coding sequence ATGAAATTAAAAAAAAGTTTAGAAAATACTTTTAGTAAAGCCTTAGATATTATAAAAAGTTCTCCACTTAGAGAATTTGATGCTTATGCTTCACAGAGAGAAGGCGTTATAAAATTAACTTTAGGTGAACCAGATTTTGATACAGCAGATGTTATAAAAAAAGCAATTCAAACATCTTTGGACAACAACAGAACACATTATTCTTTGAACGCTGGAGTTTTAGAACTTAGACAAGCTGTAGCAGAAATGATGAAAGAGAAATATAATGTTGATTATACAGCTGACGAAGTTATAATCACTGTTGGAGCTTCTGCTGCGATAGAGCATACTATTTCTGCCTTAACTAATCCTGGAGATACAGTTTTAGTAACAACACCTTACTTTACATTTTATGATGGTTGCTCATACTTGAATAACTGTAATGTAGGTTATATTGATACATTAGAAACTGATTTTAAATTAACACCGGAATTATTTGAAGAAAATTATAAAAAATACGAAAATGTAAAAGCAATAGTTTTAAATTATCCTAATAATCCGTCTGGAGTTTCTTATACTAAAGAAGAATTATTAGAATTAGCAAATACTTTTAGAAAATATGATATTTTTATTATAAGTGATGAGATTTATGCTGATATTAGCTATAACTATAAGCACACTTCATTAACAGAAATTATACCTGAACAAACAATTTTAATAACTGGTTTATCAAAATCACACGCAATGACTGGTTGGCGAGTAGGTTTTATTGTCGCTCCACAAAAAGCAATTCAAAAAATTGTAGTTTATCATCTGTTTACAGTTTCTGGTATTCCGACTTTTATTCAAGATGCAGCAGTTGTTGCTCTTAAGGATAAAGAATCAAAAGAATATACAGAAAAAATGATAAAGACTTATACCGAGCGTCAAAAATATTTAGTTCCAGAACTAGAAAAATTAGGATTTAAAATTTCAGGTATTGACGGAGCTTTCTATGTTTTTGCAAGGATACCTAAAAAATATAGAACCATGAAAACTATGGAATTTTGTAAATTTTTGGTCAAGGAAGCTAGAGTTGGGCTTATTCCAGGAACAGCATTTGGAGAATCGTATGACGAATATGTCAGAATTAGTTATGCTACTAGTATTGAAAATTTAAAAGAAGCAGTTAAAAGAATTAGTCAAGTACTATAA